A window of Juglans regia cultivar Chandler chromosome 7, Walnut 2.0, whole genome shotgun sequence contains these coding sequences:
- the LOC109009474 gene encoding 6,7-dimethyl-8-ribityllumazine synthase, chloroplastic yields MASFASTECSLPLPQSRLSLPTQHKHHHGNGGCSTFLQLQRAATHKSKSLSFTVSAQGTIPRVSVERNDRSSFVKTSAVRYLTGSVTRTQGLRFAVVVARFNEIVTKQLLEGALATFKNYSVQDEDIDVVWVPGSFEIGIAAERLGKSGKYHAVLCIGAVIRGDTSHYDAVANSAASGVLSAGLSSGVPCIFGVLTCDNMEQALNRAGGKSGNKGSETALTAIEMASLFEHHLK; encoded by the exons ATGGCTTCGTTTGCTTCCACCGAGTGTTCCCTTCCCCTCCCTCAATCGCGCCTCTCTTTGCCTACGCAGCATAAGCATCATCATGGCAATGGTGGTTGCAGTACTTTCTTACAACTTCAACGTGCTGCTACTCACAAGTCAAAATCTCTCTCCTTTACCGTTTCTGCGCAAG GAACGATTCCTCGCGTTTCCGTTGAGAGGAATGACCGCTCGTCTTTTGTAAAAACGTCCGCAGTTCGATATCTGACAGGATCTGTCACCAGAACTCAGGGTCTTCGCTTTGCCGTG GTTGTAGCACGATTTAACGAGATTGTGACAAAGCAACTGTTAGAAGGAGCGTTGGCTACATTCAAGAACTATTCTGTCCAAGATGAAGACATCGAT GTTGTATGGGTTCCTGGTAGTTTCGAAATTGGTATTGCTGCAGAAAGGCTTGGGAAGTCAGGAAAATATCATGCAGTTTTATGTATTGGAGCAGTG ATTAGAGGTGATACTTCCCACTATGATGCTGTTGCTAATTCGGCAGCATCTGGAGTTCTTTCAGCAGGTTTAAGTTCAG GAGTTCCATGCATATTTGGTGTTCTGACTTGCGATAACATGGAGCAG GCATTAAATCGAGCTGGTGGGAAATCTGGCAATAAGGGTTCCGAGACTGCTTTGACAGCT
- the LOC109009297 gene encoding uncharacterized protein LOC109009297 — MSNTRDQSTVAHHPLHTIRGFNFFSIKSHVLHRGFYIYEYRRHSNFDPYPAPTLPPSHSRVPLPPSRHPAPAPPSLHQHHRTTHRDSSPSLPSPSTREPSTAQFKSYPPIFFSAHILEELKQNESAPLIIFCVFFRVRNCSKFGLRSASSLQILFWVLPCLKFGGCGVEAPERSLKRGTLLAGLLLWSLNRLLLLRFLRYSLSYIPFSRSVVSKVVSMFCIVDEKPDWC, encoded by the exons ATGAGTAATACTAGGGATCAGTCTACTGTAGCTCATCATCCGTTGCACACCATACgtggctttaattttttttcaatcaaatcaCACGTTTTGCATCGTGGGTTTTACATTTATGAATACCGAAGGCATTCGAATTTTGATCCATATCCCGCACccaccctccctccctcccattCTCGcgtccccctccctccctctcgtCACCCAGCACCTGCTCCGCCCTCCCTCCACCAGCACCACCGCACGACGCACCGCGATTCGTCGCCCTCCCTCCCGTCGCCCAGCACCCGTGAGCCTTCCACTGCACAGTTCAAATCCTACCCCCCTATTTTCTTCTCAGCTCATATTTTGGAAGAGTTAAAGCAAAATGAAAGTGCTCCTCTCATTATTTTCTGCGTTTTCTTTAGAGTGAGAAATTGCTCCAAATTTGGTCTTCGTAGCGCCAGctctcttcaaattcttttcTGGGTTCTTCCTTGCCTGAAATTTGGAGGTTGTGGAGTTGAGGCGCCTGAACGCAGCTTGAAAAGAGGAACCTTGCTTGCAGGCTTGCTTCTTTGGAGTCTCAATCGGCTTCTCTTGCTAAGGTTTCTGAG GTATAGCTTGAGCTACATCCCTTTCTCGAGGTCCGTGGTTTCAAAG GTGGTTTCAATGTTTTGTATAGTGGATGAAAAGCCAGATTGGTGCTAA